From the Hymenobacter yonginensis genome, one window contains:
- a CDS encoding RNA polymerase sigma factor has product MNQPLAETLTHLRVGNQSFLITFYQENRDLFARWARRQHQLEPPAAHELLRTVLVEFYDQVADGRLTKLPPDLRAHVYGMAVQELQTARPATEVLPAAEAGRRRRLLGLFGQLSSDCQQVLMFFYFRGYNFEKVAGKMGFANATVARLQKANCLRRLYELSLKDSA; this is encoded by the coding sequence GTGAATCAGCCTTTAGCCGAAACCCTGACCCATCTGCGCGTTGGCAACCAGTCGTTTCTGATAACTTTCTACCAGGAAAACCGCGACCTGTTCGCGCGCTGGGCCCGGCGGCAGCACCAGCTGGAGCCGCCTGCGGCCCACGAGCTGCTGCGCACCGTGCTGGTAGAGTTCTACGACCAGGTAGCCGACGGCCGCCTCACCAAGCTCCCACCCGATTTGCGGGCCCACGTCTACGGCATGGCCGTGCAGGAGCTGCAAACCGCCCGCCCCGCTACCGAGGTGCTGCCCGCCGCCGAAGCCGGCCGGCGCCGCCGGCTGCTGGGGTTGTTCGGGCAGCTCAGCTCCGACTGCCAGCAGGTGCTCATGTTCTTCTACTTCCGGGGCTACAATTTTGAGAAAGTAGCCGGCAAGATGGGCTTCGCCAACGCCACCGTGGCCCGCCTGCAGAAAGCCAACTGCCTGCGCCGCCTCTACGAACTCAGCCTTAAGGATAGTGCTTAG
- a CDS encoding TIGR04283 family arsenosugar biosynthesis glycosyltransferase — MTPAPVAATGPALISIIIPTYKEAGHIGPLLRHLHEAAGTDEALELLVIDGHSPDATAAEAAAAGAQVLLCPRKGRAAQLNFGAAAATGSILYFLHADTYPPAGFTAHIRAAVAGGAGCGGYRLRFDHPSWFLALNAWFTRFPQEVFRFGDQSLFVRRDVFGQAGGYREDMVVFEDQEITRRLRQVAPLRVLPHYIVTSARKYRENGVWRLQGIYYLITAMYRLGMSQQRMVQVYRKLIRQDKV, encoded by the coding sequence ATGACTCCTGCTCCTGTTGCGGCAACCGGGCCGGCGCTTATCAGCATCATCATTCCTACATACAAGGAAGCCGGCCACATCGGGCCGCTGCTGCGCCACCTACACGAAGCTGCCGGAACCGATGAAGCGCTGGAGCTGCTGGTGATAGACGGCCACAGCCCCGATGCCACGGCCGCCGAAGCCGCCGCCGCCGGGGCCCAGGTGCTGCTGTGCCCACGCAAGGGCCGGGCCGCCCAGCTGAACTTCGGGGCCGCAGCTGCTACGGGCAGCATCCTGTATTTCCTGCACGCCGATACCTACCCGCCGGCCGGCTTTACCGCGCACATCCGGGCGGCGGTGGCGGGGGGCGCGGGCTGCGGCGGCTACCGCCTGCGCTTCGACCATCCCAGCTGGTTTCTGGCCCTGAATGCCTGGTTCACCCGCTTTCCGCAAGAGGTTTTCCGCTTCGGCGACCAGAGCCTGTTTGTGCGGCGCGACGTATTCGGGCAGGCTGGGGGCTACCGCGAGGATATGGTGGTGTTTGAGGATCAGGAAATTACGCGCCGCCTGCGCCAAGTGGCGCCGCTACGGGTGCTGCCGCACTACATCGTCACCTCAGCCCGCAAATACCGCGAAAACGGCGTGTGGCGGCTGCAGGGCATCTACTACCTCATCACGGCCATGTACCGCCTCGGCATGTCGCAGCAGCGCATGGTGCAGGTGTACCGAAAGTTGATCCGGCAGGATAAGGTGTGA
- a CDS encoding tetratricopeptide repeat protein, with translation MPDLRPYLDELERFADGQMSDSEQEAFELRLEQDEQLSTAYERYERFTADLRWVAGHETLRHRLAGLDKRLDQRQHALQRVQRRRRRQQVRWGVAGGVLLLLLLLGVGLWLLLRPHAISAEEAWTRYYTPDPGLTEAAAQRVGNPFLREAMQQYRDGHYPAALHSLRRISENSLGPDTLLYYTGVTLLRQDEAAAARPYLLRASRQPGSALAAKAQYQLGMAQWRTGQLPQARTTLQAVAQNPRNPYRLDAKAVLQANVLNSK, from the coding sequence ATGCCTGACCTGCGCCCCTACCTCGATGAGCTGGAACGCTTTGCCGATGGGCAGATGTCGGATAGCGAGCAGGAAGCCTTTGAGCTGCGTCTGGAGCAGGACGAGCAGCTCAGCACGGCTTACGAGCGTTACGAGCGGTTTACGGCCGACCTGCGCTGGGTGGCCGGCCACGAAACCCTGCGCCACCGCCTCGCCGGCCTCGACAAGCGCCTCGACCAGCGCCAGCATGCGCTGCAGCGCGTGCAGCGCCGCCGCCGCCGCCAGCAGGTGCGCTGGGGCGTGGCCGGCGGCGTGCTGCTGCTGCTGCTGCTGCTGGGCGTAGGGCTGTGGCTGCTGCTGCGCCCGCACGCCATCAGCGCCGAGGAGGCCTGGACCCGCTACTACACGCCCGATCCGGGCCTGACGGAAGCCGCCGCCCAGCGCGTCGGTAACCCGTTTCTGCGCGAAGCCATGCAGCAGTACCGCGACGGCCACTACCCCGCCGCGTTGCACTCGCTGCGCCGCATCTCCGAAAACAGCCTCGGCCCCGACACCCTGCTCTACTACACCGGCGTCACGCTGCTGCGCCAGGATGAGGCTGCCGCCGCCCGCCCCTATCTGCTGCGGGCCAGCCGGCAGCCAGGCTCGGCGCTGGCCGCCAAGGCGCAGTATCAATTGGGGATGGCGCAGTGGCGCACCGGCCAGCTGCCGCAGGCCCGCACCACTCTGCAGGCCGTAGCCCAGAACCCTCGCAACCCCTACCGCCTCGACGCCAAAGCCGTGCTGCAAGCCAACGTGCTGAATAGCAAGTGA
- a CDS encoding sensor histidine kinase has protein sequence MAADLTPADFSVVPTLEGLPAAVLDWLLTHGERREFAPNETVVEPGMPAELMLVLLQGSLQFYVVRNGQPEPAFRLDTGQISGVLPYSRMQTIKARGVAVGPLVVYTLHRDLFPELEQVSPELVQRLVALMSDRARLEARGQERDDKLRALGKLSAGLAHELNNPAAAIVRAAEALNQHLRASPTLMRDLLQHCPDPAALDRLTALALAPTADGPPLSGLARADREDELLSWLDEQQVPDPYALVEGLLNAGLTATQLTEAVAGLPPTARPAALAWLEAKLASLRLVHDVQEAGGRISTLVHNVKTYSHMDRAADFAPLDVHAGLDSTVNMLGFALREKNIQLRRDYAPGLPLVRGQVSSLNQVWTNLLDNAISALPPGGEITLRTLLEGDFVRVFIIDNGPGIPPEILPRVLEPFFTTKPAGEGSGLGLDIALRTVETHGGKLEVSSEPGHTEFCVWLPAQSS, from the coding sequence ATGGCTGCCGACCTGACCCCTGCCGATTTCTCCGTAGTGCCGACGCTGGAGGGCCTGCCCGCTGCTGTGCTCGACTGGCTGCTCACCCACGGCGAGCGGCGCGAGTTTGCCCCCAACGAAACCGTGGTGGAGCCCGGCATGCCCGCCGAGCTGATGCTGGTGCTACTCCAGGGCAGCCTGCAGTTCTACGTGGTGCGCAACGGCCAGCCCGAGCCCGCCTTCCGCCTCGATACTGGCCAAATCAGCGGGGTGCTGCCCTACTCGCGCATGCAGACCATCAAGGCGCGGGGCGTGGCCGTGGGGCCGTTGGTGGTTTACACCCTGCACCGCGACCTGTTTCCGGAACTGGAGCAGGTAAGCCCCGAGCTGGTGCAGCGGCTGGTGGCTCTGATGAGCGACCGGGCCCGCCTGGAAGCCCGCGGCCAGGAGCGCGACGACAAGCTACGGGCCCTGGGCAAGCTCTCGGCGGGTTTGGCGCACGAGCTCAACAACCCCGCCGCCGCCATCGTGCGGGCTGCCGAAGCCCTCAACCAGCACCTGCGCGCCTCGCCCACGCTGATGCGCGACCTGCTGCAGCACTGCCCCGACCCCGCCGCCCTCGACCGCCTCACCGCCCTCGCCTTGGCCCCAACTGCCGACGGCCCACCTCTCTCCGGCCTGGCCCGCGCCGACCGCGAAGACGAACTGCTGAGCTGGCTGGACGAGCAGCAGGTGCCCGACCCATATGCGCTGGTGGAAGGCCTGCTGAACGCGGGCCTCACCGCAACGCAGCTGACCGAAGCGGTGGCCGGCCTGCCGCCCACCGCCCGCCCGGCCGCGCTGGCCTGGCTGGAAGCCAAGCTGGCCTCCCTGCGCCTCGTGCACGACGTGCAGGAAGCCGGCGGCCGCATCAGCACACTGGTGCACAACGTGAAAACCTACTCCCACATGGACCGCGCCGCCGACTTCGCGCCCCTGGACGTACACGCCGGCCTCGACAGCACCGTGAATATGCTGGGCTTCGCGCTGCGCGAAAAGAACATCCAGCTCCGGCGCGACTACGCCCCTGGCCTGCCGCTGGTGCGCGGGCAGGTCAGCAGCCTCAACCAGGTCTGGACCAACCTGCTCGACAACGCCATTTCCGCTTTGCCACCGGGCGGCGAAATCACGCTCCGTACGCTGCTGGAAGGTGACTTCGTGCGGGTGTTCATCATCGACAACGGGCCCGGCATTCCGCCCGAGATTCTGCCGCGGGTGCTGGAGCCGTTCTTCACCACCAAGCCGGCCGGCGAAGGCTCCGGCCTGGGCCTCGATATTGCGCTGCGTACCGTAGAAACCCACGGCGGCAAGCTGGAAGTAAGCTCCGAGCCCGGCCATACCGAGTTCTGCGTATGGCTGCCGGCGCAGAGTAGCTGA
- a CDS encoding S8 family serine peptidase produces the protein MKHLSSLGLAAALSLAPLLAQAQATQPASRYTLRLASGPVTPAANFADWLRQPATTAPTDAWQGQVFRVLQFEQLPTEAQKASLAAAGVRLLDYLPRNAWTAALPANLPHQRLSGVGLRSVQPVAPTWKLAGDLARNTIPAHMRRSGGLVEVNVQYYATLTPNQAAQALRQSGFQEAGKPMFGQQLRVLCREADIARVAALPWVSAVEPATPPAEPENFRGRTDHRANAISTDYGAGRHYDGRGVTVGHGDDGRIGPHIDYQGRFDQSAAGASGGNHGDHVAGIIMGAGNADPRVRGNATGAFNQYFSYPGNLTNTPAAYAGARKMRVTNSSYGDGNNTGYTSFTRTVDQQTRQRPYLLHVFSSGNSGTSDFGYGAGVGWGTITGGHKMGKNVITVGNVTYTDALASSSSRGPAKDGRIKPDVCAVGTSVTSTVDPNTYAVFTGTSMAAPGVAGVTAQLVQAYRSLNNQQEAPGALLKAALMNTAEDLGNPGPDFRFGYGRVNALRAVRVLEQRTYLKDSLTTGQARTHTIAVPAGKKELRVMVYWHDYEGAINSTENLINDLNMQVALPGGTIYQPWVLDHRPTAAQLNANAVRGLDSLNNVEQVTVAEPAAGTYTVTVRGAAVPQGPQTYYLVYSYLEDGVELTYPLGGEGFVPGENEVIRWDAPAGSGTFALDYSTDNGTTWLPISATVAATARHFDWTVPAGVASGRVKVRVTRGTASSQSVAPLTVSAVPGNLRLGYVCQNEVKLQWDTLATASAYIVYKLGAEYMDSVTTVTRTSVILPGLGYGAEQWYAVRAIRASDGLRSRRTRALNQPARIFNCPGPPLIAFEASRTLVCPGVPITLTDQSQSFPTSWTWSVSPSAGVTFVGGTSASSQNPQLQFATPGTYSVTLLASNSYGPTTATRPALITVTTGDPLPVVQNFRTSTFPPAGWQVVNPSATSSFRWQLSGSILPGPDSVARPVPMANDYANAARGAEDYLITPPLNLSTVPATANTVRLTFWVAYAAYSAAYFDGIRVDMSTDCGATFQPTGYLKRGTALATVPGFDTNEWEPSRPADWRQETVDLPGLLTAGGTRPANVLVRFANLNDYGNNLYLTNVRLRALQVLGNASRQANLGLLSAYPVPFSQELTVQLAPTKAGAATLQLLDALGRTVREEAVLLRAGAQQHTLATGSLPAGVYTLRLRTSAGTQQLKVVK, from the coding sequence ATGAAACACCTCTCCTCTCTGGGGCTGGCCGCGGCCCTGAGCCTGGCGCCGCTGCTGGCGCAGGCCCAGGCTACGCAACCGGCCAGCCGCTACACGCTGCGCCTAGCCAGCGGCCCCGTAACGCCCGCCGCCAACTTCGCCGACTGGCTGCGGCAGCCCGCCACCACTGCCCCCACCGATGCCTGGCAGGGCCAAGTGTTCCGGGTGCTGCAGTTTGAGCAGCTGCCCACCGAGGCGCAGAAAGCCAGTTTAGCCGCGGCCGGCGTGCGCCTGCTCGACTACCTGCCCCGCAACGCCTGGACCGCCGCCCTGCCCGCCAACCTGCCGCACCAGCGCCTGAGCGGCGTGGGCTTGCGCAGCGTGCAGCCCGTGGCGCCCACCTGGAAACTGGCCGGCGACCTGGCCCGCAACACCATTCCGGCCCACATGCGGCGGTCCGGCGGGCTGGTGGAAGTGAACGTGCAGTACTACGCCACGCTCACGCCCAACCAAGCCGCCCAGGCGTTGCGCCAAAGCGGATTTCAGGAGGCCGGCAAGCCGATGTTTGGGCAGCAGCTGCGGGTGCTGTGCCGCGAGGCCGACATTGCCCGGGTGGCCGCGCTGCCCTGGGTGAGTGCCGTGGAGCCCGCCACGCCGCCCGCTGAGCCCGAGAACTTCCGGGGCCGCACCGACCACCGCGCCAACGCCATCAGCACCGACTACGGCGCCGGCCGCCACTACGACGGGCGCGGCGTGACCGTGGGCCACGGCGACGACGGCCGCATCGGGCCGCACATCGACTACCAGGGCCGCTTCGACCAGAGCGCGGCCGGCGCTAGCGGCGGCAACCACGGCGACCATGTGGCCGGCATCATCATGGGGGCCGGCAACGCCGACCCACGGGTGCGCGGCAACGCTACGGGCGCTTTCAACCAGTACTTCTCCTATCCCGGCAACCTCACCAACACCCCCGCGGCCTACGCTGGCGCCCGCAAGATGCGCGTGACCAACTCCAGCTACGGCGACGGCAACAACACCGGCTACACCAGCTTCACGCGCACCGTGGACCAGCAGACGCGCCAGCGGCCCTACCTGCTACACGTGTTTTCGTCGGGCAACTCCGGCACCTCTGACTTCGGCTACGGGGCCGGTGTGGGCTGGGGCACCATCACGGGCGGCCACAAGATGGGCAAGAACGTGATTACCGTGGGCAACGTGACGTACACCGACGCGCTGGCCAGTTCCAGCAGCCGCGGGCCGGCCAAGGACGGCCGCATCAAGCCCGACGTGTGCGCCGTGGGCACCAGCGTTACTTCCACCGTCGACCCCAACACCTACGCTGTATTTACGGGCACCAGCATGGCGGCGCCCGGCGTGGCCGGCGTCACGGCCCAGCTGGTGCAGGCCTACCGCAGCCTTAACAACCAGCAGGAAGCGCCCGGCGCCCTGCTGAAAGCGGCCCTGATGAACACCGCCGAAGACCTCGGCAACCCCGGTCCCGACTTCCGCTTCGGCTACGGCCGCGTGAATGCGCTGCGGGCCGTGCGCGTGCTGGAGCAGCGCACTTATCTGAAAGACTCCCTGACGACGGGCCAGGCCCGCACCCACACCATTGCGGTGCCGGCCGGCAAGAAGGAGCTGCGCGTGATGGTGTACTGGCACGATTACGAGGGCGCCATCAACTCCACCGAAAACCTCATCAACGACCTGAATATGCAGGTGGCTCTGCCCGGCGGCACCATCTACCAGCCCTGGGTGCTCGACCACCGGCCCACCGCGGCCCAGCTCAATGCCAACGCCGTGCGCGGCCTCGACTCGCTGAACAACGTGGAGCAGGTGACCGTGGCCGAGCCCGCCGCCGGCACCTACACCGTGACCGTGCGCGGCGCGGCCGTGCCCCAGGGCCCCCAGACCTACTACCTGGTGTATAGCTACCTCGAAGACGGCGTGGAGCTGACCTACCCGCTGGGCGGGGAAGGCTTCGTGCCCGGCGAAAACGAAGTAATCCGCTGGGATGCCCCGGCCGGCTCCGGCACGTTTGCGCTGGACTACAGCACCGACAACGGCACCACCTGGCTCCCGATTTCCGCCACCGTCGCCGCCACCGCCCGCCACTTCGACTGGACGGTGCCGGCCGGCGTGGCCTCGGGCCGCGTGAAAGTGCGCGTAACGCGCGGCACGGCCAGCAGCCAGTCGGTGGCGCCGCTCACCGTATCGGCGGTGCCCGGCAACCTACGCCTGGGCTACGTGTGCCAGAACGAGGTGAAGCTGCAGTGGGATACACTGGCTACGGCCTCGGCCTACATTGTATATAAGCTGGGCGCCGAGTACATGGATTCGGTGACGACCGTGACGCGCACTTCCGTGATTCTGCCGGGCCTGGGCTACGGCGCCGAGCAGTGGTACGCGGTGCGCGCCATCCGGGCCTCCGATGGGCTGCGCAGCCGCCGCACCCGCGCCCTCAACCAGCCGGCGCGCATCTTCAACTGCCCCGGCCCGCCCCTCATTGCGTTTGAAGCCAGCCGCACGCTGGTCTGCCCCGGCGTGCCCATCACGCTCACCGACCAGAGCCAGTCGTTCCCAACCAGCTGGACGTGGTCGGTTTCGCCCAGCGCGGGCGTCACGTTTGTGGGCGGCACCAGCGCCAGCTCGCAGAATCCGCAGCTGCAGTTTGCCACGCCCGGCACCTACAGCGTTACGCTGCTGGCCAGCAACAGCTACGGCCCCACCACGGCCACCCGGCCGGCCCTCATCACCGTGACTACTGGCGACCCGCTGCCCGTGGTGCAGAACTTCCGCACCAGCACCTTCCCGCCCGCCGGCTGGCAGGTGGTCAACCCCAGCGCCACGTCCAGTTTCCGCTGGCAGCTGAGCGGCTCTATCCTCCCGGGCCCCGACTCGGTGGCGCGGCCCGTGCCCATGGCCAACGACTACGCCAACGCGGCCCGCGGCGCCGAAGACTATCTGATTACGCCCCCGCTGAACCTGAGCACGGTGCCCGCCACCGCCAACACCGTCCGCCTGACGTTCTGGGTGGCGTATGCGGCCTACAGCGCGGCCTACTTTGATGGTATCCGGGTGGATATGAGCACCGACTGCGGCGCCACATTCCAGCCCACGGGCTACCTGAAGCGCGGCACGGCCCTGGCCACAGTGCCCGGCTTCGACACCAACGAGTGGGAGCCTTCCCGCCCTGCCGACTGGCGCCAGGAAACCGTGGACCTGCCCGGCCTGCTGACGGCCGGCGGCACGCGTCCGGCCAACGTGCTGGTGCGCTTCGCCAACCTCAACGACTACGGCAACAACCTGTACCTGACCAATGTGCGCCTGCGCGCCCTGCAGGTGCTGGGCAATGCCAGCCGCCAGGCCAACCTGGGCTTGCTGAGCGCCTATCCGGTGCCTTTCTCGCAGGAGCTGACGGTGCAGCTGGCCCCCACCAAAGCCGGTGCCGCCACGCTGCAGCTGCTCGACGCCCTGGGCCGCACCGTGCGCGAAGAAGCCGTGCTGCTGCGCGCTGGCGCCCAGCAGCACACGCTGGCCACCGGCAGCCTGCCGGCCGGCGTGTACACGCTGCGCCTGCGCACCAGCGCCGGCACCCAGCAGCTGAAAGTGGTGAAGTAA
- a CDS encoding T9SS type A sorting domain-containing protein — MKRTLLSMSGPSLKCLWGMVAGSLLLAAPAWAAAPVVKTVGAAGSYATIAQALASVPATLSQPIEIQLLDASYTENVLINKAGTATNTITIRPAAGVAAEITGTLTFGAGSRYVVVSGHNGTNARTLTLRQPAISRATVVFEDDAADNRLSQTRVLGSCQQPGLGVVTIGNAATAGNDRNTLIDNLIANASAALPKTLIYAFNIVPEALNESISITDNDLANFTAFGLQVQSGNGSNWNISNNDFFYDQATTPTSMQTAIDFEPGTLSDNNVISGNSIGGRAAAASGGTWVNTSAEFRGIVVGCGSGISTTISNNLVSNVSLTSTTQPLTALRLEDGLTAVAGNNVTNVTNSGQGGVISLNSRTDTDLVNFTVASGQIVNVEPGGILTLTGNLRNDGVLKNAGDVLVTGSFLNSASGTYNQTSGTLEIKGDMNNQGGTFTSVGGLVKLTGSGPQLVSGGVYFNLEINGAGTKTITNDADIISQLTLTSGILATGPHTLELLEQANITESDASYVLGRLLASRTVRANNTELFGGLGLEMTPAASSVLPGATDVLRVTGTAASGSNGNQGIKRYYDVTAATPSGLNLSLVMHYFTHELNGIAPANLRFFKSTDAGVNWQPRGISSSGPGYAQLNGVDGFSRWTLGDVQRPLPVGLTSLRAVRQGQQALVSWTTASEVNNRGFEVEVSTDGRQFRGLGFVPGQEGPSTQARAYQFLDREANKQGLRYYRLRQEDQDGKTSYFGPVTVSFQEAQATQLAAYPTAFSGRLTVELTTPTATPVAFSLTDALGRVVWQQTQPIAAGLSQLDLAPQCPAGTYTLTARLNGTVLRQRVVRQ, encoded by the coding sequence ATGAAAAGAACACTACTTTCTATGTCGGGCCCGTCGCTGAAGTGCCTGTGGGGCATGGTAGCCGGCTCGTTGCTGCTAGCGGCGCCGGCCTGGGCCGCGGCCCCGGTGGTGAAGACGGTGGGAGCCGCCGGCTCCTACGCCACCATTGCGCAGGCTCTGGCCTCTGTGCCGGCCACCTTGTCGCAGCCAATTGAAATTCAACTGCTTGATGCCAGCTACACCGAAAACGTGCTGATCAATAAGGCCGGCACCGCCACCAATACCATCACCATCCGCCCGGCGGCCGGCGTGGCGGCTGAAATTACCGGCACGCTCACGTTTGGGGCCGGCAGCCGCTACGTGGTCGTGAGCGGCCACAACGGCACCAACGCCCGCACGCTCACGCTGCGCCAGCCGGCCATCAGCCGGGCCACGGTGGTGTTTGAGGACGATGCCGCCGACAACCGCCTCAGCCAGACCCGCGTGCTGGGCAGCTGCCAGCAGCCCGGCCTGGGCGTGGTCACCATCGGCAACGCGGCAACGGCCGGCAACGACCGTAACACGCTCATTGACAACCTGATTGCCAACGCTTCGGCGGCGCTGCCCAAAACGCTGATCTACGCCTTCAACATCGTGCCGGAGGCGCTCAACGAGAGCATCAGCATTACCGACAACGACCTGGCTAACTTCACGGCTTTCGGCCTGCAGGTGCAGAGCGGCAACGGCTCAAACTGGAACATCTCCAACAACGACTTCTTCTACGACCAGGCCACCACGCCCACGTCGATGCAGACGGCCATTGACTTCGAGCCCGGCACGCTGTCCGACAACAACGTCATCAGCGGCAACAGCATCGGGGGGCGCGCCGCGGCGGCCAGCGGCGGCACCTGGGTGAACACCAGCGCCGAGTTCCGGGGCATCGTGGTGGGCTGCGGCAGCGGCATCAGCACCACCATCAGCAACAACCTGGTGAGCAACGTGAGCCTCACCAGCACCACCCAGCCTCTGACGGCGCTGCGCCTGGAGGATGGCCTGACCGCCGTGGCCGGCAACAACGTCACGAACGTAACCAACAGCGGCCAGGGCGGCGTCATCAGCCTCAACTCGCGCACCGACACGGATTTGGTGAACTTCACGGTGGCCAGCGGCCAGATTGTGAACGTGGAGCCGGGCGGCATCCTGACCCTGACCGGCAACCTGCGCAACGACGGCGTGCTGAAAAACGCCGGCGACGTGCTGGTGACCGGCAGCTTCCTGAACAGCGCCTCGGGCACCTACAACCAGACCTCGGGCACGCTGGAAATCAAAGGCGACATGAACAACCAGGGCGGCACGTTTACCAGCGTGGGCGGCCTGGTGAAGCTGACCGGCAGCGGCCCGCAGTTGGTGAGCGGCGGCGTGTATTTCAACCTGGAAATCAACGGCGCCGGCACCAAAACCATCACCAACGATGCCGACATCATCAGCCAGCTCACGCTCACGAGCGGCATTCTGGCCACGGGCCCGCATACGCTGGAGCTGCTGGAACAGGCCAACATCACGGAGTCGGACGCGAGCTACGTGCTGGGCCGGCTGCTGGCCAGCCGCACCGTGCGGGCCAACAACACTGAGCTGTTTGGCGGCCTGGGCCTGGAAATGACGCCCGCCGCCAGCTCCGTGCTGCCCGGCGCAACCGACGTGCTGCGCGTGACGGGCACGGCCGCCAGCGGCTCTAACGGCAACCAAGGCATTAAGCGCTATTACGACGTGACAGCCGCCACCCCCAGCGGCCTGAACCTGAGCCTCGTGATGCACTATTTCACGCACGAGCTCAACGGCATTGCGCCGGCCAACCTGCGCTTCTTTAAATCAACAGACGCCGGGGTGAACTGGCAGCCGCGCGGCATCAGCAGCAGCGGCCCCGGCTACGCCCAGCTCAACGGCGTGGATGGCTTCTCACGCTGGACCCTCGGCGACGTGCAACGGCCGCTGCCGGTGGGCCTGACCTCGCTGCGGGCAGTGCGCCAGGGCCAGCAGGCGCTGGTTTCCTGGACGACGGCCTCCGAAGTCAACAACCGCGGCTTCGAAGTGGAAGTGAGCACCGATGGCCGGCAGTTCCGGGGCCTGGGCTTCGTGCCCGGCCAGGAGGGCCCATCCACCCAGGCCCGCGCCTACCAGTTCCTAGATCGTGAGGCCAACAAGCAGGGCCTGCGCTACTACCGCCTGCGCCAGGAAGACCAGGACGGCAAAACCAGCTACTTCGGCCCTGTTACGGTATCGTTCCAGGAAGCCCAGGCCACGCAGCTGGCCGCCTATCCTACGGCCTTCAGCGGCCGCCTCACCGTGGAGCTAACCACGCCCACCGCCACGCCGGTAGCCTTCTCGCTCACCGACGCCCTGGGCCGGGTGGTCTGGCAGCAAACCCAGCCCATAGCCGCTGGCCTCAGCCAACTGGACTTGGCCCCACAGTGCCCTGCTGGCACCTACACCCTCACGGCCCGCCTCAATGGCACCGTGCTCCGCCAGCGCGTAGTACGCCAGTAG